The Macadamia integrifolia cultivar HAES 741 unplaced genomic scaffold, SCU_Mint_v3 scaffold2113, whole genome shotgun sequence genome includes a region encoding these proteins:
- the LOC122065754 gene encoding 7-deoxyloganetin glucosyltransferase-like, with product MDSIGLVEDKMPHAVCIPFPAQGHINPMLKVAKLLHHRGFHITFVNTEYNHKRLLKSRGPDSLKGLPDFQFETIPDGLPPPDIDATQDISALCQSTRTTSLVPFRNLLSKLNTTSHIPPVTCIVSDGVMSFTLKAAEEIGVPEVLFWTTSACGFLGYMHYPHLMERGLTPLKDTSYLSNGYLDTPLDWIPGMNGIRLKDIPTFVRTTNPDDFMLDFLKGEVGRAYKASAIILNTFELLEKDVVDALSTMLPRVYTIGPLSLMLDQIKDYSLKSIGSNLWKEESGCLEWLDSKELSSVVYVNFGSITVMTPQQLVEFAWGLANSNHTFLWIIRPDLVAGNSAVLPSEFVSQTKERGMLSSWCPQEKVLSHPAIGGFLTHSGWNSTLESICGGVPMACWPFFAEQQTNCRYSCTHWGIGAEIDNNVRRNDVERLVRELMEGDKGKEMKTNAMVWKKKAEAATSPVGSSLLNFDNMVSEIFFSNIGN from the exons atggattcCATTGGACTAGTGGAGGATAAGATGCCACATGCGGTTTGTATACCATTCCCAGCCCAGGGCCACATAAACCCAATGCTCAAGGTGGCAAAGCTTCTCCACCACAGAGGTTTCCACATCACCTTCGTCAACActgaatacaatcacaaacgCCTACTCAAGTCAAGAGGCCCTGATTCTCTTAAGGGCTTACCTGACTTTCAATTCGAGACTATCCCGGACGGTCTCCCACCACCAGATATAGATGCCACCCAAGACATCTCAGCCCTCTGTCAGTCTACCCGCACCACTAGCTTAGTTCCCTTCCGCAACCTCCTCTCCAAACTCAACACCACATCCCACATCCCTCCGGTCACTTGCATAGTCTCTGATGGTGTCATGAGCTTCACCCTTAAAGCTGCTGAGGAAATTGGAGTCCCTGAAGTACTATTCTGGACAACTAGCGCCTGCGGCTTCTTGGGCTACATGCACTATCCCCATCTCATGGAAAGAGGCCTTACACCTCTCAAAG ATACGAGCTACCTATCCAATGGGTACTTGGACACTCCTTTGGATTGGATCCCAGGAATGAATGGTATCCGTTTGAAGGATATTCCCACTTTTGTTAGAACTACCAATCCCGATGACTTCATGCTCGACTTTCTCAAGGGAGAAGTAGGGAGAGCTTATAAAGCTTCTGCAATTATTTTAAATACATTTGAACTCCTTGAGAAGGACGTCGTGGATGCTCTTTCAACAATGTTGCCTCGCGTTTACACCATCGGCCCTCTTTCCCTGATGTTGGATCAGATTAAAGATTATAGTTTGAAGTCCATTGGGTCCAATCTATGGAAAGAAGAATCTGGGTGTCTTGAATGGCTTGATTCCAAAGAACTCAGTTCTGTGGTTTATGTGAACTTTGGGAGCATCACAGTTATGACGCCTCAGCAACTCGTGGAGTTCGCATGGGGGCTAGCTAATAGCAACCACACCTTTTTGTGGATCATAAGGCCGGATCTAGTAGCGGGTAACTCGGCCGTTCTGCCATCCGAGTTCGTGAGCCAAACCAAAGAGAGAGGAATGCTATCAAGTTGGTGCCCACAAGAGAAAGTGCTGAGCCACCCAGCAATAGGTGGTTTCTTAACGCACAGTGGGTGGAACTCTACACTCGAAAGCATTTGTGGGGGTGTGCCTATGGCTTGTTGGCCATTCTTTGCGGAGCAGCAAACTAACTGCAGATACTCCTGCACTCATTGGGGGATAGGTGCAGAGATTGACAACAATGTTAGGAGGAATGATGTAGAGAGGCTTGTTAGAGAGTTAATGGAAGGAGATAAGGGTAAAGAGATGAAGACCAACGCCATGGTTTGGAAAAAGAAAGCAGAGGCGGCCACGAGTCCTGTTGGCTCTTCTCTCCTCAATTTCGACAACATGGTGAGcgaaatatttttttccaatattGGAAACTAA